From Pseudomonas asiatica, the proteins below share one genomic window:
- a CDS encoding CoA-acylating methylmalonate-semialdehyde dehydrogenase — MSIVQHLIHGELVTKGERTADVFNPSTGQAVRKVELASRATVQEAIDSAKAAFPAWRNTPPAKRAQVMFRFKQLLEQNEARISQMISEEHGKTLEDAAGELKRGIENVEFACAAPEVLKGEYSRNVGPNIDAWSDFQPLGVVAGITPFNFPAMVPLWMYPLAIACGNAFILKPSERDPSSTLFIAQLLLEAGLPKGILNVVHGDKEAVDALIEAPEVKALSFVGSTPIAEYIYAEGTKRGKRVQALGGAKNHAVLMPDADLDNAVSALMGAAYGSCGERCMAISVAVCVGDQVADALIAKLEPQIKALKIGAGTSCGLDMGPLVTAAARDKVVGYIDDGIAAGAKLVVDGRGFRVAGNEDGYFVGGTLFDKVTPEMRIYKEEIFGPVLCVVRVNSLEQAMQLINDHEYGNGTCIFTRDGEAARLFCDEIEVGMVGVNVPLPVPVAYHSFGGWKRSLFGDLHAYGPDGVRFYTRRKAITQRWPQRASHEASQFAFPSL, encoded by the coding sequence ATGAGCATTGTTCAGCACCTGATCCATGGCGAACTGGTTACCAAGGGTGAGCGCACCGCCGATGTCTTCAACCCGTCCACCGGCCAGGCCGTGCGCAAAGTCGAGTTGGCCAGCCGCGCGACCGTGCAGGAAGCGATCGATTCGGCCAAGGCTGCCTTCCCGGCCTGGCGCAACACCCCACCGGCCAAGCGCGCCCAGGTGATGTTCCGCTTCAAGCAACTGCTGGAGCAGAATGAAGCACGAATCTCGCAGATGATCAGCGAAGAGCACGGCAAGACTCTGGAAGATGCTGCCGGCGAACTGAAGCGTGGCATCGAGAACGTCGAGTTCGCCTGCGCCGCGCCGGAAGTACTGAAAGGCGAGTACAGCCGCAACGTTGGCCCGAACATCGATGCCTGGTCCGACTTCCAGCCACTGGGCGTGGTTGCCGGTATCACCCCGTTCAACTTCCCGGCCATGGTGCCGCTGTGGATGTACCCACTGGCCATCGCCTGCGGTAACGCCTTCATCCTCAAGCCTTCCGAGCGCGACCCGAGCTCGACCCTGTTCATCGCCCAGTTGCTGCTGGAAGCCGGCCTTCCGAAGGGTATCCTCAACGTGGTGCATGGCGACAAGGAAGCGGTGGATGCGCTGATCGAAGCGCCGGAAGTGAAGGCCCTGAGCTTCGTCGGTTCGACTCCGATCGCCGAGTACATCTACGCTGAAGGCACCAAGCGCGGCAAGCGTGTGCAGGCCCTGGGTGGTGCGAAGAACCACGCGGTGCTGATGCCGGATGCCGACCTGGACAATGCCGTGAGCGCACTGATGGGGGCTGCCTATGGTTCGTGCGGCGAGCGTTGCATGGCCATTTCGGTGGCGGTGTGCGTGGGTGACCAGGTGGCAGACGCCCTAATTGCCAAGCTGGAACCGCAGATCAAGGCACTGAAGATTGGGGCCGGCACCTCGTGCGGCCTGGACATGGGGCCGCTGGTGACGGCTGCTGCCCGTGACAAGGTGGTGGGCTACATTGATGACGGTATTGCTGCTGGCGCCAAGCTGGTGGTGGATGGCCGTGGCTTCCGTGTGGCTGGTAATGAGGATGGCTACTTCGTCGGTGGCACCCTGTTCGATAAGGTGACCCCGGAGATGCGTATCTATAAGGAAGAGATCTTCGGCCCGGTGCTGTGCGTAGTGCGTGTGAACAGCCTGGAGCAGGCCATGCAACTGATCAACGATCATGAGTATGGCAACGGCACCTGCATCTTCACCCGTGACGGTGAAGCGGCGCGCCTGTTCTGCGACGAGATCGAAGTGGGCATGGTCGGTGTGAACGTACCGCTGCCGGTGCCGGTGGCCTACCACAGCTTTGGTGGCTGGAAGCGCTCGCTGTTCGGTGACCTGCATGCCTATGGTCCGGACGGTGTGCGCTTCTATACCCGTCGCAAGGCGATTACCCAGCGCTGGCCGCAGCGGGCCAGCCATGAGGCTTCGCAGTTTGCGTTCCCTAGTTTGTAA
- a CDS encoding paraquat-inducible protein A, with amino-acid sequence MPNPVEPETLAQLPLDELVACHECDLLLRKPVLQHDEKAQCPRCGYELYAHRHNVVNRSLALVLTALLLFVPANFLPIMQLHLLGQTSDDTVWSGVLGLYNSEMRGVAVVVFLCSMAIPLAKLLCQLVVLLSIRLNVGRSFGLLFYRIYHHLRDWGMLEVYFMGVLVAIVKLVDLAELTVGLGLFCFISLLLIQVWLEVVMSPHQIWSALSGEDLHAGD; translated from the coding sequence ATGCCCAATCCTGTCGAACCTGAAACCCTGGCCCAGTTGCCGTTGGACGAGCTTGTCGCCTGTCATGAATGTGACCTGCTGCTGCGCAAGCCCGTGCTCCAGCATGATGAGAAAGCCCAATGCCCGCGCTGCGGCTATGAGCTGTACGCCCATCGGCACAATGTGGTCAACCGCAGCCTGGCCCTGGTGCTCACCGCCTTGCTGCTGTTTGTGCCTGCCAATTTCCTGCCGATCATGCAGCTGCACCTGCTTGGCCAGACATCGGACGATACCGTCTGGAGCGGCGTGCTGGGCCTGTACAACTCGGAAATGCGCGGTGTGGCCGTCGTGGTTTTCCTGTGCAGTATGGCCATCCCTTTGGCAAAACTGCTCTGTCAGCTGGTCGTGCTCTTGAGTATCCGTCTGAACGTGGGGCGTAGTTTCGGCCTGCTGTTCTACCGCATCTATCACCACTTGCGTGACTGGGGCATGCTCGAGGTCTATTTCATGGGCGTGCTGGTAGCCATCGTCAAGCTGGTGGACCTGGCCGAGCTGACGGTAGGCCTGGGGCTGTTCTGCTTCATCAGCCTGTTATTGATCCAGGTGTGGCTCGAGGTGGTGATGTCACCGCACCAGATCTGGAGTGCGCTATCAGGGGAGGACCTGCATGCGGGCGATTGA
- a CDS encoding paraquat-inducible protein A: MRAIDAGILVCNECHELNRQQPDSTSQTCTRCGAIVHARRPNSIARTWALLIAASILYIPANMLPIMTVSTLGQGSPDTIMSGVITLLKHGMVPIAAVVFIASILVPTFKLVGIGLLLYSVQRRQPLSARQRILMYRFIEFIGRWSMLDIFVIAILVAVVNFGRIASVEANLGAVAFATVVILTMLAALTFDPRLIWDNTESDDDHE, from the coding sequence ATGCGGGCGATTGATGCAGGCATTCTTGTCTGCAATGAATGTCACGAGCTGAACCGGCAACAGCCAGACAGCACTTCACAAACCTGTACACGCTGCGGTGCCATCGTGCATGCCCGTCGGCCGAACAGCATCGCGCGTACCTGGGCGCTGCTGATTGCCGCGTCGATCCTGTACATCCCGGCCAACATGCTGCCGATCATGACCGTGAGCACCCTGGGCCAAGGCAGCCCCGACACGATCATGTCCGGTGTCATCACCTTGCTCAAGCATGGCATGGTGCCCATTGCTGCCGTGGTGTTCATTGCCAGTATCCTGGTGCCCACGTTCAAACTGGTGGGCATCGGCTTGCTGTTGTACTCCGTTCAGCGTCGTCAGCCGCTTTCGGCACGGCAACGGATATTGATGTACCGCTTCATCGAATTCATTGGGCGCTGGTCCATGCTCGATATCTTTGTCATCGCCATCCTGGTGGCGGTGGTGAATTTCGGCCGAATAGCCAGTGTCGAAGCCAACCTGGGCGCTGTCGCCTTTGCAACTGTGGTGATCCTGACAATGCTTGCCGCTTTAACTTTCGATCCCCGACTGATTTGGGATAACACGGAGTCGGATGACGACCATGAGTGA
- a CDS encoding PqiB family protein has protein sequence MSDLPTAKTRPASNWSAIWILPLIALMIGGWLAWQAYRDAGVEIEVRFESGEGIVANKTEVIYKGMPVGKVKSLVLDAKGENQGVIATIEMNKAAEPHLTKGTRFWLVKPSVSLAGISGLETLVSGNYIAVSPGEGERTKRFTALKVAPPLSDTEPGLHLTLKAERLGSLNRDSPVFYKQIQVGRVKSYRLSEDQSTVEIKVFIEPAYASLVRKHTRFWNASGVSIDASLSGVKVRSESLSSIVAGGIAFATPEHRKDSPPTDSNLPFRLYEDFDAAQAGIRVKVKLSDYEGLQAGRTPVMYKGIQVGSLKALTMADNLASASAELTLDPLAEDYLVEGTQFWVVKPSISLAGITGLEALVKGNYIAIRPGEKGARPEREFEARAKAPPLDLKAPGLHMVLFADTLGSLEVGSPVMYRQVKVGSVQSYQFARNSNRILIGVHIEKEYEKLVNGSSRFWNVSGITLTGGLSGIKIKSESLQTLMAGGIAFDTPRPDVPLKRHIPRFRLHDSQEAVNRAGTLITIRVDRADGLKPGTAIRFRGLDVGSIESVDLTDDLQAVLLRARITEAADRIARVGTQFWVVKPAFGLVRTQNLDTLVGGQYLEVQPAAKDRGPQRDFIALADAPQVAGPEVGLPLTLSAPRRGSIKPGVPVTYREVAVGKVTGFELGQSADRVLIHILIEPRYAALVRSGSRFWNSSGFGFDWGLVKGVTVRTESVETMIDGGIAFATPDGEQMGNPARPQQTFALFDKAEDEWLQWAPKIQIAK, from the coding sequence ATGAGTGACCTGCCAACGGCTAAAACCCGCCCAGCCTCGAACTGGTCGGCCATATGGATCCTGCCTTTGATCGCCTTGATGATCGGTGGCTGGCTTGCGTGGCAGGCTTACCGTGATGCCGGTGTGGAAATTGAAGTCCGCTTCGAGTCGGGTGAGGGTATCGTCGCCAACAAGACCGAGGTGATCTACAAGGGCATGCCGGTTGGCAAGGTCAAGAGCCTGGTGCTCGACGCCAAGGGTGAGAACCAGGGGGTGATCGCCACCATCGAGATGAACAAGGCTGCCGAGCCGCATCTGACCAAAGGCACGCGTTTCTGGCTGGTGAAGCCGAGCGTCAGCCTGGCGGGTATTTCCGGCCTGGAAACTCTGGTGTCAGGCAACTACATCGCCGTCAGCCCAGGGGAGGGGGAGCGCACCAAACGTTTTACTGCCTTGAAGGTTGCGCCGCCGCTGTCGGACACCGAGCCGGGCCTGCACCTTACCCTCAAGGCTGAGCGGCTTGGGTCGCTCAACCGTGACAGCCCGGTGTTCTACAAGCAGATCCAGGTTGGCCGGGTAAAAAGCTACCGCCTGTCCGAGGACCAGAGCACTGTCGAGATAAAGGTCTTCATCGAGCCGGCCTATGCCAGCCTGGTGCGCAAGCACACGCGTTTCTGGAATGCCAGCGGCGTCAGCATCGATGCCTCGCTGTCGGGCGTGAAAGTGCGTAGTGAATCGCTGTCGAGCATTGTCGCCGGTGGTATCGCCTTTGCCACGCCGGAACACCGCAAGGACAGTCCACCCACCGACTCGAACCTGCCGTTCCGTCTGTATGAGGACTTTGATGCGGCCCAGGCCGGTATCCGGGTGAAGGTGAAATTGAGCGATTACGAGGGCCTGCAGGCGGGCCGTACACCGGTCATGTACAAGGGCATCCAGGTAGGCTCGCTGAAAGCCCTGACAATGGCAGACAACCTGGCCAGTGCCTCGGCCGAGCTTACGCTGGACCCGTTGGCCGAGGATTACCTGGTCGAGGGCACGCAGTTCTGGGTGGTAAAGCCGTCGATTTCTCTGGCGGGTATCACCGGCCTGGAGGCGCTGGTAAAGGGTAACTACATTGCCATTCGCCCTGGTGAAAAGGGCGCGCGGCCCGAGCGCGAGTTCGAAGCCCGCGCCAAGGCGCCTCCGCTCGACCTCAAGGCACCAGGCCTGCACATGGTGCTGTTCGCCGACACCCTGGGTTCGCTGGAAGTCGGTAGCCCGGTCATGTACCGCCAGGTGAAGGTGGGTAGCGTGCAGAGCTACCAGTTCGCCCGCAACAGCAACCGCATCCTGATCGGTGTGCATATCGAGAAGGAATACGAAAAGCTGGTCAACGGTTCGTCGCGCTTCTGGAATGTCAGTGGCATCACCCTGACGGGCGGCCTGTCGGGCATCAAGATCAAGAGTGAATCACTGCAAACCCTGATGGCCGGTGGTATCGCGTTCGACACGCCACGGCCCGATGTGCCGCTCAAACGCCACATCCCACGCTTCCGCCTGCATGACAGCCAGGAGGCGGTCAACCGCGCAGGAACGTTGATCACCATTCGTGTGGACCGTGCTGACGGCCTCAAGCCAGGCACGGCGATCCGCTTCCGTGGCCTGGATGTGGGCAGCATCGAGAGCGTCGACCTGACCGATGACCTGCAGGCGGTGCTGCTGCGGGCGCGCATTACCGAAGCGGCGGACCGTATCGCCCGCGTCGGTACGCAGTTCTGGGTGGTCAAGCCAGCCTTTGGCCTGGTGCGCACGCAGAACCTCGACACTCTGGTGGGTGGGCAGTACCTGGAAGTGCAGCCGGCTGCCAAGGACCGTGGCCCGCAGCGCGATTTCATCGCCTTGGCCGACGCCCCGCAGGTGGCAGGGCCTGAAGTCGGGCTGCCGTTGACGCTGAGCGCTCCGCGCCGTGGCTCGATCAAGCCGGGCGTGCCGGTGACCTACCGTGAGGTTGCGGTGGGCAAGGTGACGGGCTTCGAGCTGGGCCAGAGCGCTGACCGCGTGTTGATCCATATCCTGATCGAACCGCGCTATGCGGCCCTGGTGCGCAGCGGCAGCCGCTTCTGGAACAGCAGCGGCTTCGGTTTCGACTGGGGGCTGGTCAAGGGGGTTACGGTGCGTACCGAGTCGGTGGAGACCATGATCGACGGCGGTATCGCCTTCGCCACGCCGGATGGCGAGCAGATGGGCAACCCGGCACGGCCGCAGCAGACGTTCGCCTTGTTCGACAAGGCCGAGGATGAATGGCTGCAGTGGGCGCCGAAGATTCAGATTGCCAAGTGA
- the rpsT gene encoding 30S ribosomal protein S20 produces MANTPSAKKRAKQAEKRRSHNASLRSMVRTYIKNVVKAIDAKDAEKAQAAYVLAVPVIDRMADKGIIHKNKAARHKGRLNGHIKALKEAAAA; encoded by the coding sequence GTGGCCAACACACCTTCCGCCAAGAAACGTGCAAAACAGGCTGAGAAGCGTCGCAGCCACAACGCCAGCCTGCGTTCCATGGTCCGTACCTACATCAAGAATGTAGTTAAAGCCATCGACGCAAAAGACGCCGAAAAAGCGCAAGCCGCTTACGTTCTGGCTGTGCCTGTAATCGACCGTATGGCCGACAAGGGCATCATCCACAAGAACAAGGCTGCTCGTCACAAAGGCCGTCTGAATGGCCACATCAAGGCGCTGAAAGAAGCTGCAGCTGCCTAA
- the murJ gene encoding murein biosynthesis integral membrane protein MurJ, which translates to MNLLKSLAAVSSITMISRVLGFVRDTILARVFGAGIATDAFFIAFKLPNLLRRIFAEGAFSQAFVPILAEYKTQQGEEATRTFVAYVSGLLTLVLALVTAIGILAAPWVVWATAPGFVDSAEKYELTTALLRVTFPYILLISLSSLAGAILNTWNRFSVPAFTPTLLNVAMIAFAVLLTPYFDPPIMALAWGVLAGGLAQLLYQLPALKKIGMLVLPRLNLRDAGVWRVLKQMLPAILGVSVSQISLIINTIFASFLVAGSVSWMYYADRLMELPSGVLGVALGTILLPTLAKTYANKDREEYSRILDWGLRLCFLLVLPCTLALAILAEPLTVALFQYGKFTAVDAAMTQKALIAYSVGLLAIILVKVLAPGFYAQQNIRTPVKIAVFTLVCTQLFNLALIGPLAHAGLALAISLGACLNAGLLFWKLRSQQLFQPQPGWAIFLLKLLLAVGLMSAVLLAGMHYLPAWEQGNMLERLVRLGALVLAGVVTYFGCLYLCGFRPRHFARKALH; encoded by the coding sequence ATGAACCTGCTCAAATCCCTGGCTGCGGTAAGCTCGATCACCATGATTTCCCGGGTGCTAGGCTTTGTCCGCGACACCATCCTGGCGCGTGTTTTCGGCGCCGGCATCGCCACCGATGCTTTCTTCATCGCCTTCAAGCTGCCCAACCTGCTGCGGCGCATCTTCGCCGAGGGCGCGTTTTCTCAGGCCTTCGTGCCGATCCTGGCCGAATACAAGACCCAGCAAGGCGAGGAGGCGACCCGCACCTTCGTCGCCTATGTCAGTGGCCTGCTGACCTTGGTTCTGGCGCTGGTGACCGCCATCGGCATCCTGGCGGCGCCATGGGTGGTGTGGGCGACCGCCCCAGGCTTTGTCGACAGTGCCGAAAAGTACGAACTGACCACCGCCCTGTTGCGGGTGACTTTTCCTTATATATTGCTGATCTCGCTGTCCTCCCTGGCCGGGGCAATCCTCAATACCTGGAACCGTTTCTCGGTGCCGGCCTTTACCCCGACCTTGCTGAATGTGGCGATGATTGCCTTCGCCGTGCTGCTCACGCCGTATTTCGACCCGCCCATCATGGCCCTGGCATGGGGCGTGCTGGCCGGTGGCCTGGCACAGTTGCTGTACCAGCTGCCAGCGCTGAAGAAGATCGGCATGCTCGTGCTGCCACGCCTGAACCTGCGTGATGCCGGCGTGTGGCGGGTGCTCAAGCAGATGCTGCCAGCGATCCTCGGGGTGTCGGTGAGTCAGATCTCGCTGATCATCAACACCATCTTCGCCTCCTTCCTGGTAGCCGGCTCGGTGTCGTGGATGTACTACGCCGACCGCCTCATGGAGCTGCCTTCCGGTGTACTGGGCGTGGCCCTGGGCACCATACTGCTGCCGACCCTGGCCAAGACCTACGCCAACAAGGACCGCGAGGAGTACTCACGGATCCTCGACTGGGGCCTGCGCCTGTGTTTCCTGCTGGTGCTGCCCTGCACCCTGGCCCTGGCCATCCTCGCCGAGCCTTTGACCGTGGCGCTGTTCCAGTACGGCAAGTTCACTGCCGTCGACGCAGCCATGACCCAGAAGGCGCTGATCGCCTATTCGGTGGGCTTGCTGGCGATCATTCTGGTCAAGGTACTGGCACCGGGCTTCTATGCGCAGCAGAATATCCGTACACCGGTGAAGATCGCGGTATTCACCCTGGTCTGCACCCAACTGTTCAACCTGGCCCTGATCGGGCCGCTCGCGCATGCCGGCCTGGCCCTGGCGATCAGCCTGGGGGCCTGCCTGAACGCCGGCCTGCTGTTCTGGAAACTGCGCAGTCAGCAGCTGTTTCAGCCGCAACCAGGCTGGGCGATATTCCTGCTCAAGCTGTTGCTGGCGGTGGGGCTGATGTCGGCGGTGTTGCTGGCCGGCATGCATTATCTGCCAGCCTGGGAACAGGGCAACATGCTCGAGCGCCTGGTGCGCCTGGGGGCTCTGGTACTGGCGGGCGTCGTGACCTATTTCGGCTGCCTGTACCTGTGCGGCTTCCGGCCTCGGCATTTCGCCCGCAAGGCCTTGCACTGA